The DNA window CTGGTCAAGTTACCATTAAAAACCCAGTTTCCAAAAATAAGTCTGAGAAGAATAAATAGTCTGTCTATAAACTTAGAGTCTTGTGTCTTCTGATACCCATGTTTTCTTCcagtaaatacagtcctatgaaaaagtttgggcacccctattaatcttaatcatttttagttctaaatattttggtatttgctacagccatttcagtttgatatatctaataactgatggacacagtaatatttcaggattgaaatgaggtttattgtactaacagaaaatgcgcaatatgcattaaaccaaaatttgaccggtgcaaaagtatgggcacctcaacagaaaagtgacattaatatttagtacatcctccttttgcaaagataacagcctctagtcgcttcctgtagcttttaatcagttcctggatcctggataaaggtattttggacaaacaattcaagttcagttaagttagatggtcgccgagcatggacagcccgcttcaaatcatcccacagatgttcaatgatattcaggtctggggactgggatggccattccagaacattgtaattgttcctctgcatgaatgcctgaggatttggagcggtgttttggatcattgtcttgctgaaatatccatccccggcgtaacttcaacttcgtcactgattcttgaacattattctcaagaatctgctgatactgagtggaatccatgcgaccctcaactttaacaagattcccgatgccggcattggccacacagccccaaagcatgatggaacctccaccaaattttacagtgggtagcatgtgtttttcttggaatgctgtttctttttggacgccatgcataacgcctttttttataaccaaacaactcaatttttgtttccaaaatgaagctgccttgtccaaatgtgctttttcatacctcaggcaactctatttgtggcgtacgtgcagaaacggcttctttctcatcactctcccatacagcttctatttgtgcaaagtgcgctgtatagttgaccgatgcacagtgacaccatctgcagcaagatgatgctgcagctctttggaggtggtctgtggattgtccttgactgttctcaccattcttcttctctgcctttctgatatttttcttggcctgccacttctgggcttaacaagaactgtccctgtggtcttccatttccttactatgttcctcacagtggaaactgacaggttaaatctctgagacaactttttgtatccttcccctgaacaactatattgaacaatctttgttttcagatcatttgagagttgttttgagtagcccatgatgccactcttcagaggagattcaaataggagatcaacttgcaattggccaccttaaataccttttcttatgattggatacatctggctatgaagttcaaagctcactgaggttacaaaaccaattttgtgcttctgtaagtcagtaaaaagtagttaggggaattcaaatcaataaaatgataagggtgcccatacttttgcacaggtcaaattttggtttaatgcatattgcacattttctgttagtacaatatacctcatttcaatcctgaaatattactgtgtccatcagttattagatatatcaaactgaaatggctgttgcaaacaccaaaatatttagaacaaaaaatgattaagattaataggggtgcccaaactttttcataggactgtatattactgaatttaaaggatcctatctatactggtagcatatgtaaattgaagcctttttctaaataaattgctttagaaattctacttTGGTTGCCTGGTATGTTAatttattcctctcattgtttacccTGCGTTgcaataaccatggacctgggagataggacaagtgacatcacttgctcagtgccagcaggacaatccattgagctgattgcagtttgctgataaagcctggtctgttatctctctatgtaaacagagtgcactgttctcctaattacatcctggagaatagatttgcatattttttactctctatgtaaacacatagataacgaagcagggaaggaagaaagaaaaccGAAGCAGGGTGCAAAACACATGTTGGGGCtctgagtggaggtcgcagtggtAAGCACATGGATATACAATTGTTTGTTGTACTAGTTTTGTATATGGTGTCACTTTTATAGGTACTTTATCTCACGCAGAACTGAGTCAATTTTGAGGTGTTTATGGTAACTTGATGCAATATATCTACCTCTTACAGTCCTACTACATCTATTTACTAATAATGACATTTTGGTAGTTTGGGGGATCCTGTAAGGACTATATTTTGAGTATTTGAAATACACTCAAACCATGCATTAACCCCTTGGATACCTAATTGATTTAGTGTAAGACAACCTCAATTCACAGCATAACCTCTGGTACTGAAGGTCAATAAAGTATTGTATAAGTGGGAAGTTGTGGTAAAGTGATTGATAGAGAACATATgttttactttattcattttcttttaatattaaaatattataatattattttattagaaTTTCCATCTATGCACAGAAAAACAGTAGTAACATTATACAACAATCATGACTTAGAATAGTATGATCTTAGAAGGTAAagccggctggaattcactctgcctaggcatccagcctaggcagagccgactgcgcatgtccgcacatgACCGCGCAGTGAAtttcagccggaagaagacgaggggacgctgcgccgggagaagacttcaaggacaatccagcccgaccgtcacttgcggacttggtaagcataattttattgaattttgcgtacccctgaagagagcatttccccccatagactataatggggttcgaaatctgttcgaacagtcgaacagtgtgcggctgttcgaatcggatttcgaacctcggacattttagtgttcgctcatctctataaattacatcttatagtctgaaaaaactGGAATTTTAGGGATCAAGATGGACATAATTATGTTTTTGCtattgacagtgaagagataactGGCTGATATGAATTATATGATTTTTGCTAATCTCCCTTTCCCCAGTGTGTCTATTTTTCTTGTTCAAcagcttaaagaggttatccagcaaCTTATAATTGACAGTTTATCTTTAGGACAGGCTACAAATATCTAATCTTCGAAGGGGTGACAGGTGAGCCCCCGCATGTATCAGAAGTACGGGGCCACTTTTGAATCCCATACTATACAGAACATGGGGCCGCTAGCTCCAGCCTCTGTGTCATGGCCAGACGCCAGTACTATTAACTTTAAtggaagctaagctgcagtaccagcaccCGACCACTACACAAATCAAGGACCCAACTCTTTCCAGCCCTGTGTTGTGTACATTATGGGCATTGAAATCAGCCCATTTCAGCTGATCCatgctaaggataggccataaatatcagattcctggaaatccctttaacaaagtgTAAATGTATCTTGTATAACAAAGCCAATACATATTTGCATTATGAGATCCATTTGGAATGACAAACACTAATGGTGACTGGTTACATTCTTTAAAATGCTTTCATAGGTGGAGGGGCAGTATTGTTGATAGAGATGTTCCACTAGTGTTTTACTGCCGACCATCATTAACTTTCTTCCTTGATTCATGAAGTTATAGAGGTGAAGAGCATAAGAATTATTAAAAGTTGGTAAATCTTTCCAAACCTCATAGTACTTTTCCCAGGATTTATATTGTATGGGATAGAATCGTTCAGGATGAAAGTAGAAGACATTGGCACACTTGATATGATCCACGGAGGTAAACTTGAGAACTCCACAATACTTGTTCACAACACGTGTAAAAAGTCCTGGTCCTTGTTGTCCCAATACATTTCCTCTATAATTCTGTACAAAGTTTTCCATAAACTCCCACATTAAATTATGATGTGGAGAGAGACCAAAAGCAGAATTGCTGATAGCTGTAGCATGCTCAGGAGCTAGAAAAttgtcttcaggaatgggtcgaaTTGAAATGACATCAGTATCCATGTAAATGCCTCCATACTTCCAGATCAAGGCTAATCTGCAAGCATCTGCTTTAACGTTTGTCCAGTAATTTTCTTGTTTTGGGTCTACCTAAGATTCGATaagagagaaagaaaaatatCAAGTAAATAGTGAGTTACATAAATACATTCAAGACAATAAAGTTAAAGGAGAGTCACAACAAAGACAACCTCTGCCTATATGTTCTTGTACCAAATATTTGTACTTTTCCCTCAACATAATTGTAGAGAAGAAAGGTCCCAATTTACAGAACATTCTTCATCATTGAAGTAATACATTCAAACAAATGTCCCAATTTAATCTGCATCTCCCACCATTATGTATTGGGTGCAGTCTTAGTACTattctaaatatatatacatatatatatatatatatatatatatatatatatatatatatatatatatatatatacactcaccggccactttattaggtacacctgtccaactgctcgttaacacttaatttctaatcagccaatcacatggcggcaactcagtgcatttaggcatgtagacatggtcaagacaatctcctgcagttcaaaccgagcatcagtatggggaagaaaggtgatttgagtgcctttgaacgtggcatggttgttggtgccagaagggctggtctgagtatttcagaaacttctgatctactgggatttttacgcacaaccatctctagggtttacagagaatggtccgaaaaagaaaaaacatccagtgagcggcagttctgtgggcggaaatgcgttgttgatgccagaggtcagaggagaatggccagactggttcgagctgatagaaagacaacagtgactcaaatagccacccgttacaaccaaggtagccagaagagcatctctgaacgcacagtacgtcgaactttgaggcagatgggctacagcagcagaagaccacaccgggtgccactcctttcagctaagaacaggaaactgaggctacaatttgcacaagctcatcgaaattggacaattgaagattggaaaaacgttgcctggtctgatgagtctcgatttctgctgcgacattcggatggtagggtcagaatttggcgtcaacaacatgaaagcatggatccatcctgccttgtatcaacggttcaggctggtggtgggggtgtcatggtgtggggaatattttcttggcactctttgggccccttggtaccaattgagcatcgttgcaacgccaaagcctacctgagtattgttgctgaccatgtccatccctttatgaccacaatgtacccaacatctgatggctactttcagcaggataatgcaatgccatgtcataaagctggaatcatctcagactggtttcttgaacatgacaatgagttcactgtactccaatggcctccacagtcaccagatctcaatccaatagagcatctttgggatgtggtggaacgggagattcgcatcatggatgtgcagccgacaaatctgcggcaactgtgtgatgccatcatgtcaatatggaccaaaatctctgaggaatgcttccagcaccttgttgaatctatgccacgaagaattgaggcagttctgaaggcaaaagggggtccaacccgttactagcatggtgtacctaataaagtggccggtgagtgtgtgtatatatatatatatatatatatatatatatatatatatatatatatatatatatatatattagtggtaTTAGTGGTATATTAGTGGTATTATCTGTCACAGAACTTTTCTCATttttagatagataggcagagagTGGCAcaaaatgtttgggcacccctggtcaaaATTACTATTTCTTTGCACAGTTAAGCAAGATGAAGATGAAATGATATTTAAAAGGCTTAAGCTTAAAGCTGACACATTCCTTTTCTGTTTATACtacccatatatactcgagtatacgccaaatttttcagcacagtttttgtgctgaaaaagcccccctcagcttatacacgGGTCAagcaaaaaattattattttttggtgggggggggagggggaggggaggtctatgaccagccgcaatagtaatgtatagaatcttccataaaatagtgaaaaaaaagaagctttaaaaaaaatataataaaaatgaaggtaaataaaagttctaaatcactcctttccctagaatagtatgtaagtagaaaatgactgtgaaacacatacacattaggtatccctgtgtctgaaagtgcccggtctactgaatataggggatctgcagtgctcctgttccatcgggaaggggttaatagcagcactgcagataccctatattcagccagactgaattccaagtaggggaaaaaaaaaccagtcctcaagctcagggaaggggcagacagacaaccaaaacacccccttccctttcccagcatctactgcacccaaaaactacgacccttttaatt is part of the Leptodactylus fuscus isolate aLepFus1 chromosome 3, aLepFus1.hap2, whole genome shotgun sequence genome and encodes:
- the LOC142196923 gene encoding alpha-1,4-N-acetylglucosaminyltransferase-like, giving the protein MYYFNDEECSVDPKQENYWTNVKADACRLALIWKYGGIYMDTDVISIRPIPEDNFLAPEHATAISNSAFGLSPHHNLMWEFMENFVQNYRGNVLGQQGPGLFTRVVNKYCGVLKFTSVDHIKCANVFYFHPERFYPIQYKSWEKYYEVWKDLPTFNNSYALHLYNFMNQGRKLMMVGSKTLVEHLYQQYCPSTYESILKNDNIYLL